Proteins encoded by one window of Microtus pennsylvanicus isolate mMicPen1 chromosome 18, mMicPen1.hap1, whole genome shotgun sequence:
- the Dbp gene encoding D site-binding protein isoform X3: MARPLSDRTPGPLLLGGPAGAPPCGGALLGLRSLLQGTSKPKEPASCLTSRDTPSPVDPDSVEVLMTFEPDPADLALSSIPGHETFDPRRHRFSEEELKPQPIMKKARKVQVPEEQKDEKYWSRRYKNNEAAKRSRDARRLKENQISVRAAFLEKENALLRQEVVAVRQELSHYRAVLSRYQAQHGTL; the protein is encoded by the exons ATGGCGCGGCCTCTGAGCGACAGGACCCCGGGCCCCCTGCTGTTGGGAGGCCCGGCCGGAGCCCCCCCTTGCGGGGGAGCGTTGCTTGGGCTGCGGAGCCTTCTGCAGGGGACCAGCAAGCCCAAAGAGCCGGCCAGCT GCTTGACCTCCAGGGACACACCCAGTCCTGTGGACCCAGACTCCGTGGAGGTGCTAATGACCTTTGAACCTGATCCAGCTGACCTTGCCCTGTCAAGCATTCCAGGCCATGAGACTTTTGACCCTCGGAGACACCGCTTCTCCGAGGAGGAACTGAAGCCTCAGCCAATCATGAAGAAGGCAAGGAAAGTCCAGGTGCCTGAGGAACAGAAG GATGAGAAGTATTGGAGCCGAAGGTACAAGAACAATGAGGCAGCCAAGAGGTCTCGAGATGCACGAAGACTCAAAGAGAATCAGATATCGGTGCGGGCAGCTTTCCTGGAGAAGGAGAATGCCCTATTGCggcaggaggtggtggctgtgcGACAGGAGCTGTCCCATTACCGCGCTGTCCTTTCACGCTACCAGGCCCAGCATGGGACACTGTGA
- the Dbp gene encoding D site-binding protein isoform X2, whose product MARPLSDRTPGPLLLGGPAGAPPCGGALLGLRSLLQGTSKPKEPASCLLKEKERKATLPSAPVPAPGLETAGPADAPTGAVGGGGSPRGRSGPAAGPSLFAPLLWERTLPFGDVEYVDLDAFLLEHGLPPSPPPPGALSPVPSPARTPAPSPGPGSCGSSSPRSSPGHAPARATLGAAGGHRAGLTSRDTPSPVDPDSVEVLMTFEPDPADLALSSIPGHETFDPRRHRFSEEELKPQPIMKKARKVQVPEEQKDEKYWSRRYKNNEAAKRSRDARRLKENQISVRAAFLEKENALLRQEVVAVRQELSHYRAVLSRYQAQHGTL is encoded by the exons ATGGCGCGGCCTCTGAGCGACAGGACCCCGGGCCCCCTGCTGTTGGGAGGCCCGGCCGGAGCCCCCCCTTGCGGGGGAGCGTTGCTTGGGCTGCGGAGCCTTCTGCAGGGGACCAGCAAGCCCAAAGAGCCGGCCAGCT GTCTCCTGAAGGAAAAGGAGCGGAAGGCGACTCTGCCCTCAGCTCCCGTTCCGGCACCGGGCCTGGAAACGGCTGGCCCAGCCGATGCTCCGACTGGGGCGGTTGGTGGCGGTGGGTCCCCGCGGGGGCGCTCAGGGCCGGCGGCTGGCCCGAGTCTTTTTGCGCCGCTGCTGTGGGAACGCACTTTGCCTTTCGGCGACGTGGAGTACGTGGACCTGGACGCCTTCCTGCTGGAGCACGGGCTCCCGCCGAGCCCGCCGCCCCCCGGGGCCCTGTCGCCGGTACCCTCTCCGGCACGCACGCCCGCGCCCTCCCCGGGGCCCGGCTCTTGCGGCTCCTCTTCCCCCCGCTCGTCGCCGGGGCACGCCCCCGCGCGGGCTACGCTGGGAGCCGCCGGCGGCCACCGCGCAG GCTTGACCTCCAGGGACACACCCAGTCCTGTGGACCCAGACTCCGTGGAGGTGCTAATGACCTTTGAACCTGATCCAGCTGACCTTGCCCTGTCAAGCATTCCAGGCCATGAGACTTTTGACCCTCGGAGACACCGCTTCTCCGAGGAGGAACTGAAGCCTCAGCCAATCATGAAGAAGGCAAGGAAAGTCCAGGTGCCTGAGGAACAGAAG GATGAGAAGTATTGGAGCCGAAGGTACAAGAACAATGAGGCAGCCAAGAGGTCTCGAGATGCACGAAGACTCAAAGAGAATCAGATATCGGTGCGGGCAGCTTTCCTGGAGAAGGAGAATGCCCTATTGCggcaggaggtggtggctgtgcGACAGGAGCTGTCCCATTACCGCGCTGTCCTTTCACGCTACCAGGCCCAGCATGGGACACTGTGA
- the Dbp gene encoding D site-binding protein isoform X4 gives MLELIPKGTRGEATPPPSRQGVSMWDAWVHLSLIRPPGKTLLHIPAPRLTSRDTPSPVDPDSVEVLMTFEPDPADLALSSIPGHETFDPRRHRFSEEELKPQPIMKKARKVQVPEEQKDEKYWSRRYKNNEAAKRSRDARRLKENQISVRAAFLEKENALLRQEVVAVRQELSHYRAVLSRYQAQHGTL, from the exons ATGTTGGAGCTGATACCGAAAGGAACAAGAGGGGAGGcgaccccccccccatcaagaCAAGGAGTCTCGATGTGGGACGCCTGGGTACACCTGTCCCTGATCCGACCTCCAGGCAAAACACTGCTGCACATTCCCGCGCCAC GCTTGACCTCCAGGGACACACCCAGTCCTGTGGACCCAGACTCCGTGGAGGTGCTAATGACCTTTGAACCTGATCCAGCTGACCTTGCCCTGTCAAGCATTCCAGGCCATGAGACTTTTGACCCTCGGAGACACCGCTTCTCCGAGGAGGAACTGAAGCCTCAGCCAATCATGAAGAAGGCAAGGAAAGTCCAGGTGCCTGAGGAACAGAAG GATGAGAAGTATTGGAGCCGAAGGTACAAGAACAATGAGGCAGCCAAGAGGTCTCGAGATGCACGAAGACTCAAAGAGAATCAGATATCGGTGCGGGCAGCTTTCCTGGAGAAGGAGAATGCCCTATTGCggcaggaggtggtggctgtgcGACAGGAGCTGTCCCATTACCGCGCTGTCCTTTCACGCTACCAGGCCCAGCATGGGACACTGTGA
- the Dbp gene encoding D site-binding protein isoform X1: MTFEPDPADLALSSIPGHETFDPRRHRFSEEELKPQPIMKKARKVQVPEEQKDEKYWSRRYKNNEAAKRSRDARRLKENQISVRAAFLEKENALLRQEVVAVRQELSHYRAVLSRYQAQHGTL; encoded by the exons ATGACCTTTGAACCTGATCCAGCTGACCTTGCCCTGTCAAGCATTCCAGGCCATGAGACTTTTGACCCTCGGAGACACCGCTTCTCCGAGGAGGAACTGAAGCCTCAGCCAATCATGAAGAAGGCAAGGAAAGTCCAGGTGCCTGAGGAACAGAAG GATGAGAAGTATTGGAGCCGAAGGTACAAGAACAATGAGGCAGCCAAGAGGTCTCGAGATGCACGAAGACTCAAAGAGAATCAGATATCGGTGCGGGCAGCTTTCCTGGAGAAGGAGAATGCCCTATTGCggcaggaggtggtggctgtgcGACAGGAGCTGTCCCATTACCGCGCTGTCCTTTCACGCTACCAGGCCCAGCATGGGACACTGTGA
- the Sphk2 gene encoding sphingosine kinase 2 isoform X1 encodes MWLPSDCSGCHARSLLSVAFFIGKLDQKLTTSQGSRSAWDRAEVMAPPPALPLASSTPILHGEFGSYPAHGPRFALTLTVQALHIQRLRPKPEARPRNGLVPLSEVSGCGTLQSRSPSDTAAYFCVYTYPRCRRRGRCRAIRTFRADGAATYEENRAEAQRWATALMCLLRGVPLSGEQEITPELLPRRPRLLILVNPFGGRGLAWQRCMDHVVPMISEAGLSFNLIQTERQNHARELVQGLSLTEWEGIVTVSGDGLLYEVLNGLLDRPDWKDAVRMPIGVLPCGSGNALAGAVNHHGGFEPAVGVDLLLNCSLLLCRGGSKPLDLLSVTLASGSRCFSFLSVAWGFLSDVDIHSERFRALGSARFTLGAVLGLATLHTYRGRLSYLPATTEPALPIPGHSLPRAKSELVLAPAPAPAATHSPLHRSVSDLPLPLPQPALASPGSPEPLPGLSLNGGGPELTGDWGGAGDAPLSPDPLLPSPPNSPKTAQLSPISEAPPEMPASSGSPPPTSNTPKVSTWGPSDHLLPPLGSPLPPDWVTIEGEFVLMLAILPSHLGADLVAAPHARFDDGVVHLCWVRSGISRAALLRILLAMEHGNHFSLGCPHLSYAAARAFRLEPLTPRGVLTVDGELVEYGPMQAQVHPSLATLLTGPAGQKP; translated from the exons ATGTGGCTGCCCTCTGACTGCTCTGGGTGTCATGCCCGTTCTCTCCTGTCTGTTGCTTTCTTCATTGGG AAGCTGGACCAGAAGCTGACCACAAGCCAGGGGTCTAGAAGTGCTTGGGACAGGGCTGAAGTCATGGCCCCACCACCAGCACTGCCACTGGCTTCCAGTACTCCAATCCTGCATGGCGAGTTTGGTTCCTACCCAGCCCATGGCCCCCGGTTTGCTCTCACCCTTACAGTGCAAGCCCTGCACATACAGCGGCTGCGCCCAAAGCCAGAAGCCCGGCCCCGTAATGGCCTAGTCCCTCTGTCAGAGGTCTCAGGCTGTGGCACTCTGCAGAGCCGCAGTCCCTCAGACACTGCAGCCTACTTCTGTGTCTACACCTACCCACGGTGCCGGCGCCGGGGCCGATGCAGAGCTATTCGGACCTTCCGGGCTGATGGCGCGGCCACTTACGAGGAGAACCGTGCAGAGGCCCAGCGCTGGGCTACTGCCCTCATGTGTCTCCTTCGAGGAGTACCTCTGTCTGGGGAGCAGG AAATCACCCCTGAACTGCTGCCCCGGAGGCCAAGGCTGCTTATATTGGTTAATCCTTTTGGGGGGCGGGGCCTGGCCTGGCAGCGCTGTATGGACCACGTGGTGCCCATGATCTCCGAGGCTGGACTGTCCTTTAACCTCATACAGACAG AACGACAGAACCATGCCCGTGAGCTGGTCCAGGGGTTGAGCCTCACTGAGTGGGAAGGCATCGTCACTGTTTCTGGAGATGGGTTGCTTTATGAG GTGCTGAACGGGCTCCTTGATCGTCCAGACTGGAAAGATGCCGTGCGGATGCCCATTGGGGTCCTCCCCTGCGGTTCCGGCAATGCCCTAGCTGGGGCGGTTAACCACCATGGCGG GTTTGAGCCTGCTGTCGGTGTTGACCTGCTGCTCAACTGCTCGCTGCTTCTCTGCCGCGGCGGCAGCAAGCCTCTGGACCTGCTCTCCGTCACGCTAGCCTCAGGATCCCgctgtttttccttcctgtcAGTGGCCTGGGGATTCCTGTCAGATGTGGACATTCACAGCGAGCGTTTCAGGGCCCTGGGCAGTGCTCGATTCACACTGGGTGCAGTGCTAGGCCTGGCCACATTGCATACCTACCGTGGACGCCTCTCCTACCTCCCCGCTACCACAGAGCCAGCTTTGCCCATCCCAGGCCATAGCCTGCCTCGAGCCAAGTCAGAACTAGTCttggccccagccccagctccagctgCCACCCACTCGCCCCTACATCGTTCAGTGTCtgacctgcccctgcccctgccccaacctgccttggcctcccctGGCTCTCCTGAACCTCTACCTGGTCTTTCCCTCAATGGTGGTGGTCCAGAACTGACTGGAGACTGGGGGGGAGCTGGAGACGCACCTCTGTCCCCAGACCCACTGCTTCCTTCACCCCCCAATTCTCCCAAAACAGCTCAGCTTTCACCCATCAGTGAAGCGCCCCCAGAAATGCCAGCATCCTCGGGGTCCCCGCCTCCCACCTCCAATACTCCAAAAGTCTCCACCTGGGGCCCATCTGACCACCTGCTCCCTCCCCTGGGCTCTCCACTGCCCCCAGACTGGGTGACAATAGAGGGCGAGTTTGTGCTCATGTTGGCCATCTTGCCCAGCCACCTCGGTGCAGACCTGGTGGCCGCCCCACATGCTCGATTTGATGACGGCGTGGTGCACCTGTGCTGGGTGCGCAGCGGCATTTCACGAGCTGCACTACTGCGTATTTTGCTGGCCATGGAGCACGGAAACCACTTCAGCCTGGGCTGCCCGCACCTGAGCTATGCTGCAGCTCGAGCTTTCCGCCTTGAGCCACTCACGCCTCGTGGCGTGCTCACTGTGGACGGGGAGCTAGTGGAGTACGGGCCAATGCAGGCGCAGGTGCATCCCAGTCTCGCCACGCTGCTCACTGGGCCTGCGGGTCAAAAGCCGTAA
- the Sphk2 gene encoding sphingosine kinase 2 isoform X3 has translation MAPPPALPLASSTPILHGEFGSYPAHGPRFALTLTVQALHIQRLRPKPEARPRNGLVPLSEVSGCGTLQSRSPSDTAAYFCVYTYPRCRRRGRCRAIRTFRADGAATYEENRAEAQRWATALMCLLRGVPLSGEQEITPELLPRRPRLLILVNPFGGRGLAWQRCMDHVVPMISEAGLSFNLIQTERQNHARELVQGLSLTEWEGIVTVSGDGLLYEVLNGLLDRPDWKDAVRMPIGVLPCGSGNALAGAVNHHGGFEPAVGVDLLLNCSLLLCRGGSKPLDLLSVTLASGSRCFSFLSVAWGFLSDVDIHSERFRALGSARFTLGAVLGLATLHTYRGRLSYLPATTEPALPIPGHSLPRAKSELVLAPAPAPAATHSPLHRSVSDLPLPLPQPALASPGSPEPLPGLSLNGGGPELTGDWGGAGDAPLSPDPLLPSPPNSPKTAQLSPISEAPPEMPASSGSPPPTSNTPKVSTWGPSDHLLPPLGSPLPPDWVTIEGEFVLMLAILPSHLGADLVAAPHARFDDGVVHLCWVRSGISRAALLRILLAMEHGNHFSLGCPHLSYAAARAFRLEPLTPRGVLTVDGELVEYGPMQAQVHPSLATLLTGPAGQKP, from the exons ATGGCCCCACCACCAGCACTGCCACTGGCTTCCAGTACTCCAATCCTGCATGGCGAGTTTGGTTCCTACCCAGCCCATGGCCCCCGGTTTGCTCTCACCCTTACAGTGCAAGCCCTGCACATACAGCGGCTGCGCCCAAAGCCAGAAGCCCGGCCCCGTAATGGCCTAGTCCCTCTGTCAGAGGTCTCAGGCTGTGGCACTCTGCAGAGCCGCAGTCCCTCAGACACTGCAGCCTACTTCTGTGTCTACACCTACCCACGGTGCCGGCGCCGGGGCCGATGCAGAGCTATTCGGACCTTCCGGGCTGATGGCGCGGCCACTTACGAGGAGAACCGTGCAGAGGCCCAGCGCTGGGCTACTGCCCTCATGTGTCTCCTTCGAGGAGTACCTCTGTCTGGGGAGCAGG AAATCACCCCTGAACTGCTGCCCCGGAGGCCAAGGCTGCTTATATTGGTTAATCCTTTTGGGGGGCGGGGCCTGGCCTGGCAGCGCTGTATGGACCACGTGGTGCCCATGATCTCCGAGGCTGGACTGTCCTTTAACCTCATACAGACAG AACGACAGAACCATGCCCGTGAGCTGGTCCAGGGGTTGAGCCTCACTGAGTGGGAAGGCATCGTCACTGTTTCTGGAGATGGGTTGCTTTATGAG GTGCTGAACGGGCTCCTTGATCGTCCAGACTGGAAAGATGCCGTGCGGATGCCCATTGGGGTCCTCCCCTGCGGTTCCGGCAATGCCCTAGCTGGGGCGGTTAACCACCATGGCGG GTTTGAGCCTGCTGTCGGTGTTGACCTGCTGCTCAACTGCTCGCTGCTTCTCTGCCGCGGCGGCAGCAAGCCTCTGGACCTGCTCTCCGTCACGCTAGCCTCAGGATCCCgctgtttttccttcctgtcAGTGGCCTGGGGATTCCTGTCAGATGTGGACATTCACAGCGAGCGTTTCAGGGCCCTGGGCAGTGCTCGATTCACACTGGGTGCAGTGCTAGGCCTGGCCACATTGCATACCTACCGTGGACGCCTCTCCTACCTCCCCGCTACCACAGAGCCAGCTTTGCCCATCCCAGGCCATAGCCTGCCTCGAGCCAAGTCAGAACTAGTCttggccccagccccagctccagctgCCACCCACTCGCCCCTACATCGTTCAGTGTCtgacctgcccctgcccctgccccaacctgccttggcctcccctGGCTCTCCTGAACCTCTACCTGGTCTTTCCCTCAATGGTGGTGGTCCAGAACTGACTGGAGACTGGGGGGGAGCTGGAGACGCACCTCTGTCCCCAGACCCACTGCTTCCTTCACCCCCCAATTCTCCCAAAACAGCTCAGCTTTCACCCATCAGTGAAGCGCCCCCAGAAATGCCAGCATCCTCGGGGTCCCCGCCTCCCACCTCCAATACTCCAAAAGTCTCCACCTGGGGCCCATCTGACCACCTGCTCCCTCCCCTGGGCTCTCCACTGCCCCCAGACTGGGTGACAATAGAGGGCGAGTTTGTGCTCATGTTGGCCATCTTGCCCAGCCACCTCGGTGCAGACCTGGTGGCCGCCCCACATGCTCGATTTGATGACGGCGTGGTGCACCTGTGCTGGGTGCGCAGCGGCATTTCACGAGCTGCACTACTGCGTATTTTGCTGGCCATGGAGCACGGAAACCACTTCAGCCTGGGCTGCCCGCACCTGAGCTATGCTGCAGCTCGAGCTTTCCGCCTTGAGCCACTCACGCCTCGTGGCGTGCTCACTGTGGACGGGGAGCTAGTGGAGTACGGGCCAATGCAGGCGCAGGTGCATCCCAGTCTCGCCACGCTGCTCACTGGGCCTGCGGGTCAAAAGCCGTAA
- the Sphk2 gene encoding sphingosine kinase 2 isoform X2, with translation MEHKLDQKLTTSQGSRSAWDRAEVMAPPPALPLASSTPILHGEFGSYPAHGPRFALTLTVQALHIQRLRPKPEARPRNGLVPLSEVSGCGTLQSRSPSDTAAYFCVYTYPRCRRRGRCRAIRTFRADGAATYEENRAEAQRWATALMCLLRGVPLSGEQEITPELLPRRPRLLILVNPFGGRGLAWQRCMDHVVPMISEAGLSFNLIQTERQNHARELVQGLSLTEWEGIVTVSGDGLLYEVLNGLLDRPDWKDAVRMPIGVLPCGSGNALAGAVNHHGGFEPAVGVDLLLNCSLLLCRGGSKPLDLLSVTLASGSRCFSFLSVAWGFLSDVDIHSERFRALGSARFTLGAVLGLATLHTYRGRLSYLPATTEPALPIPGHSLPRAKSELVLAPAPAPAATHSPLHRSVSDLPLPLPQPALASPGSPEPLPGLSLNGGGPELTGDWGGAGDAPLSPDPLLPSPPNSPKTAQLSPISEAPPEMPASSGSPPPTSNTPKVSTWGPSDHLLPPLGSPLPPDWVTIEGEFVLMLAILPSHLGADLVAAPHARFDDGVVHLCWVRSGISRAALLRILLAMEHGNHFSLGCPHLSYAAARAFRLEPLTPRGVLTVDGELVEYGPMQAQVHPSLATLLTGPAGQKP, from the exons ATGGAGCAT AAGCTGGACCAGAAGCTGACCACAAGCCAGGGGTCTAGAAGTGCTTGGGACAGGGCTGAAGTCATGGCCCCACCACCAGCACTGCCACTGGCTTCCAGTACTCCAATCCTGCATGGCGAGTTTGGTTCCTACCCAGCCCATGGCCCCCGGTTTGCTCTCACCCTTACAGTGCAAGCCCTGCACATACAGCGGCTGCGCCCAAAGCCAGAAGCCCGGCCCCGTAATGGCCTAGTCCCTCTGTCAGAGGTCTCAGGCTGTGGCACTCTGCAGAGCCGCAGTCCCTCAGACACTGCAGCCTACTTCTGTGTCTACACCTACCCACGGTGCCGGCGCCGGGGCCGATGCAGAGCTATTCGGACCTTCCGGGCTGATGGCGCGGCCACTTACGAGGAGAACCGTGCAGAGGCCCAGCGCTGGGCTACTGCCCTCATGTGTCTCCTTCGAGGAGTACCTCTGTCTGGGGAGCAGG AAATCACCCCTGAACTGCTGCCCCGGAGGCCAAGGCTGCTTATATTGGTTAATCCTTTTGGGGGGCGGGGCCTGGCCTGGCAGCGCTGTATGGACCACGTGGTGCCCATGATCTCCGAGGCTGGACTGTCCTTTAACCTCATACAGACAG AACGACAGAACCATGCCCGTGAGCTGGTCCAGGGGTTGAGCCTCACTGAGTGGGAAGGCATCGTCACTGTTTCTGGAGATGGGTTGCTTTATGAG GTGCTGAACGGGCTCCTTGATCGTCCAGACTGGAAAGATGCCGTGCGGATGCCCATTGGGGTCCTCCCCTGCGGTTCCGGCAATGCCCTAGCTGGGGCGGTTAACCACCATGGCGG GTTTGAGCCTGCTGTCGGTGTTGACCTGCTGCTCAACTGCTCGCTGCTTCTCTGCCGCGGCGGCAGCAAGCCTCTGGACCTGCTCTCCGTCACGCTAGCCTCAGGATCCCgctgtttttccttcctgtcAGTGGCCTGGGGATTCCTGTCAGATGTGGACATTCACAGCGAGCGTTTCAGGGCCCTGGGCAGTGCTCGATTCACACTGGGTGCAGTGCTAGGCCTGGCCACATTGCATACCTACCGTGGACGCCTCTCCTACCTCCCCGCTACCACAGAGCCAGCTTTGCCCATCCCAGGCCATAGCCTGCCTCGAGCCAAGTCAGAACTAGTCttggccccagccccagctccagctgCCACCCACTCGCCCCTACATCGTTCAGTGTCtgacctgcccctgcccctgccccaacctgccttggcctcccctGGCTCTCCTGAACCTCTACCTGGTCTTTCCCTCAATGGTGGTGGTCCAGAACTGACTGGAGACTGGGGGGGAGCTGGAGACGCACCTCTGTCCCCAGACCCACTGCTTCCTTCACCCCCCAATTCTCCCAAAACAGCTCAGCTTTCACCCATCAGTGAAGCGCCCCCAGAAATGCCAGCATCCTCGGGGTCCCCGCCTCCCACCTCCAATACTCCAAAAGTCTCCACCTGGGGCCCATCTGACCACCTGCTCCCTCCCCTGGGCTCTCCACTGCCCCCAGACTGGGTGACAATAGAGGGCGAGTTTGTGCTCATGTTGGCCATCTTGCCCAGCCACCTCGGTGCAGACCTGGTGGCCGCCCCACATGCTCGATTTGATGACGGCGTGGTGCACCTGTGCTGGGTGCGCAGCGGCATTTCACGAGCTGCACTACTGCGTATTTTGCTGGCCATGGAGCACGGAAACCACTTCAGCCTGGGCTGCCCGCACCTGAGCTATGCTGCAGCTCGAGCTTTCCGCCTTGAGCCACTCACGCCTCGTGGCGTGCTCACTGTGGACGGGGAGCTAGTGGAGTACGGGCCAATGCAGGCGCAGGTGCATCCCAGTCTCGCCACGCTGCTCACTGGGCCTGCGGGTCAAAAGCCGTAA
- the Rpl18 gene encoding large ribosomal subunit protein eL18, giving the protein MGVDIRHNKDRKVRRKEPKSQDIYLRLLVKLYRFLARRTNSTFNQVVLKRLFMSRTNRPPLSLSRMIRKMKLPGRENKTAVVVGTVTDDVRILDVPKLKVCALRVSSRARSRILKAGGKILTFDQLALESPKGRGTVLLSGPRKGREVYRHFGKAPGTPHSHTKPYVRSKGRKFERARGRRASRGYKN; this is encoded by the exons ATG GGTGTTGACATCCGCCACAACAAGGACCGAAAGGTTCGGCGCAAGGAGCCCAAGAGCCAGGACATCTACCTGCGGCTGCTGGTCAAG ctgtaCAGGTTTCTGGCCAGGCGAACCAACTCCACCTTCAATCAGGTTGTGCTGAAAAGGTTATTCATGAGTCGCACCAACCGGCCACCTCTGTCCCTGTCCCGGATG ATCCGAAAGATGAAGCTTCCCGGTCGAGAAAACAAGACGGCTGTGGTTGTGGGGACGGTCACAGATGACGTGAGGATTCTCGATGTGCCCAAACTGAAG GTGTGTGCACTGCGGGTGAGCAGCCGGGCCCGAAGTCGCATCCTCAAGGCTGGGGGTAAGATCCTCACCTttgaccagctggccttggagtctCCCAAGGGCCGTGGCACTGTGCTCCTGTCTG GACCTCGGAAGGGCCGAGAGGTGTACCGGCATTTTGGCAAGGCCCCAGGAACCCCACACAGCCATACCAA ACCCTATGTCCGCTCCAAGGGCCGGAAGTTTGAACGTGCCAGAGGCAGAAGGGCCAGCCGCGGCTACAAAAACTAA